A portion of the Pseudomonas protegens CHA0 genome contains these proteins:
- a CDS encoding AraC family transcriptional regulator: MAKPAAVTDWVHRAPPARGLERIEAYFAGHGYDMHRHDTYAIGRTLHGVQSFQYRGGWRHSLPGATMVLHPDEAHDGEAGTHDGFHYRMLYVEPALIQQILGGQPLPFITGGLSNDPRLFAATEALLRGVDSPLDPLEQEDALFDLAHALNSVSGVAQSRQRFDYVAAERAREYIHSALDRTLTLEELAAHSGRDRWSLSRDFRLLFGTSPYRYLSMRRLDLVRALLVQGQSLANAALIAGFTDQSHMSRQFRQTYGLPPARWLKMLGR; encoded by the coding sequence ATGGCCAAACCCGCAGCTGTCACCGACTGGGTTCACCGCGCGCCGCCCGCCCGGGGCCTGGAGCGCATCGAGGCGTATTTCGCCGGCCATGGCTATGACATGCACCGCCATGACACCTACGCCATCGGCCGCACCCTGCACGGGGTGCAGAGCTTCCAGTACCGCGGCGGCTGGCGCCACAGCCTGCCCGGCGCCACCATGGTCCTGCACCCCGACGAAGCCCACGACGGCGAGGCCGGCACCCACGACGGCTTTCACTACCGCATGCTGTATGTCGAGCCGGCGCTGATCCAGCAGATCCTCGGCGGCCAGCCGCTGCCCTTCATTACTGGCGGCCTGTCCAACGACCCGCGGCTGTTTGCCGCCACCGAGGCCCTGCTGCGTGGGGTCGACAGCCCCCTGGACCCGCTGGAACAGGAAGACGCCCTGTTCGACCTGGCCCATGCCCTGAACAGCGTCTCCGGGGTCGCCCAATCACGGCAACGTTTCGACTATGTGGCGGCCGAGCGGGCCCGGGAATACATCCACAGTGCCCTGGACCGCACCCTGACCCTGGAGGAACTGGCGGCCCACAGCGGGCGCGACCGCTGGAGCCTGTCCCGGGATTTTCGTTTGCTGTTCGGCACCAGCCCCTACCGCTACCTGAGCATGCGCCGCCTGGACCTGGTCCGCGCGCTGCTGGTGCAGGGCCAGAGCCTGGCCAACGCCGCACTGATCGCCGGCTTCACCGACCAGAGCCACATGAGCCGGCAGTTTCGCCAGACCTACGGCCTGCCACCGGCGCGCTGGCTGAAGATGCTCGGCCGCTGA
- a CDS encoding cupin domain-containing protein, which translates to MQNPAPQDAYQSINFASKLGLFSEHWTPKVIAEMNDYQFKISKLQGEFVWHSHADTDETFIVLDGQLYIDFRDGRVAIGSGEMFVVPKGVEHKPWAEQEVKLLLIEPKGVLNTGDQGGERTAQNDVWI; encoded by the coding sequence ATGCAAAACCCTGCCCCGCAAGACGCCTACCAGAGCATCAACTTCGCCAGCAAACTCGGCCTGTTCAGCGAACACTGGACCCCCAAGGTGATTGCCGAGATGAACGACTACCAGTTCAAGATCTCCAAGTTGCAGGGCGAATTCGTCTGGCACTCCCACGCCGACACCGATGAAACCTTCATCGTGCTCGACGGCCAGTTGTACATCGACTTCCGTGACGGCCGGGTGGCCATCGGCAGTGGCGAGATGTTCGTGGTGCCCAAGGGCGTCGAGCACAAACCCTGGGCCGAGCAGGAGGTCAAACTGCTGCTGATCGAACCCAAGGGCGTGCTCAACACCGGCGATCAAGGTGGCGAACGCACCGCCCAGAACGACGTCTGGATCTGA
- a CDS encoding ATP-binding protein yields the protein MTPQDAQAFEQLLANCADEPIRSPGAIQPHGVLLTLSEPELRIQQISANVEALLGQPAAQVLGQPLEQLLGDTDGQRIREVLQLPRLSDAPPLHLAVNGARFEGLLHRHQGVLMLELEIQLEHLQPQHLKEQTENLGRLLRRLQTAKTLNELYTISVSEIQAMTGYDRVLIYRFEEEGHGQVIAEATRPTMEVFNGLFFPASDIPQQARELYRSNWLRIIPNADYQPVPLLPALRPDTQQALDLSFATLRSVSPIHCQYMKNMGVLSSMSISLLKGDQLWGLISCGNRQPLLVPHELRIACQTIGQVLSLQISAMEALDISRQREEKVAALASLDQAMRDTPDSVFDGLTQVPQLLLELTQAGGVAIIEDKQLHCFGNCPPQDEIRALHRWLQGTGQAVFASHHLASVYPPAASYQQVASGVLAMTLPKPVDNGVLWFRPEVKENINWSGNPQKPLDLENSDAGLRLRPRTSFEIWKVEMAGIATKWSHGDRFAANDLRRSALEHDLARQVLREQQAVRARDELVAVVSHDLRNPMTVISMLCGMMQKAFSSDGPHTSRRISSAIDTMQQAASRMNNLLEDLLDTSKIEAGRYSIAPQPLDVSQMFEEAYSLLAPLALDKAIDISFHAEPDLRINADPERLFQVLSNLVGNAIKFTPKQGKVGVVAMSDGEQIVFSVRDSGEGIPTDQLPFIFDRYWTLKEGNPNGTGLGLYITQGIIHAHGGKIEAHSEVGKGSEFRFSVPRASL from the coding sequence ATGACCCCACAAGACGCCCAAGCCTTCGAACAACTGCTGGCCAACTGCGCCGATGAGCCAATCCGCTCCCCCGGGGCGATCCAGCCCCATGGCGTGCTGCTGACGCTGTCGGAGCCGGAGCTGCGCATCCAGCAGATCAGCGCCAACGTCGAGGCCCTGCTGGGCCAGCCTGCCGCGCAGGTCCTCGGCCAGCCCCTGGAGCAACTGCTGGGAGACACCGACGGCCAGCGCATCCGCGAGGTGCTGCAACTGCCGCGCTTGTCCGATGCGCCGCCGCTGCACCTGGCCGTCAATGGCGCGCGCTTCGAAGGCTTGCTGCATCGCCACCAGGGAGTGCTGATGCTGGAGCTGGAAATCCAGCTCGAACACCTGCAGCCCCAGCACCTGAAAGAGCAGACCGAGAACCTGGGGCGCCTGCTGCGGCGCTTGCAGACGGCCAAGACCCTGAATGAGCTGTACACCATCAGCGTCAGCGAAATCCAGGCGATGACCGGCTACGACCGGGTGCTGATCTACCGCTTCGAAGAGGAAGGCCACGGCCAGGTGATCGCCGAAGCCACCCGCCCCACCATGGAAGTGTTCAATGGCTTGTTCTTCCCGGCCTCGGACATTCCCCAGCAAGCCCGCGAGCTGTACCGCAGCAACTGGCTGCGGATCATCCCCAACGCCGACTACCAGCCGGTGCCCCTGCTGCCGGCGCTGCGCCCGGACACTCAGCAGGCCCTGGACCTGAGCTTCGCCACCCTGCGCAGCGTGTCGCCGATCCACTGCCAGTACATGAAGAACATGGGCGTGCTGTCCTCCATGAGCATTTCCCTGCTCAAGGGCGACCAGCTCTGGGGCCTGATCAGTTGCGGCAACCGCCAGCCGCTGCTGGTGCCCCACGAGCTGCGCATTGCCTGCCAGACCATCGGCCAGGTGCTGTCGTTGCAGATCAGCGCCATGGAAGCCCTGGATATCAGCCGCCAGCGGGAAGAGAAAGTCGCCGCCCTGGCCAGCCTCGACCAGGCCATGCGCGACACCCCCGACAGCGTCTTCGACGGCCTGACCCAGGTGCCGCAACTACTGCTGGAGCTGACCCAGGCCGGTGGCGTGGCAATCATCGAAGACAAGCAACTGCACTGCTTCGGCAACTGCCCGCCCCAGGACGAAATCCGCGCCCTGCACCGCTGGCTGCAAGGCACCGGGCAGGCGGTGTTCGCCAGCCATCACCTGGCCAGCGTCTACCCGCCGGCGGCGAGTTATCAACAGGTGGCCAGCGGGGTCCTGGCCATGACCCTGCCCAAGCCTGTGGATAACGGCGTGCTGTGGTTCCGCCCGGAAGTGAAGGAAAACATCAACTGGAGCGGCAACCCGCAAAAGCCCCTGGACCTGGAAAACTCCGACGCCGGCCTGCGCCTGCGGCCGCGTACCTCGTTCGAGATCTGGAAAGTGGAGATGGCCGGGATCGCCACCAAGTGGAGCCACGGCGACCGCTTCGCCGCCAATGACCTGCGCCGCTCGGCCCTGGAGCACGACCTGGCGCGCCAGGTGCTGCGCGAGCAACAGGCCGTGCGCGCCCGGGACGAACTGGTGGCGGTGGTGTCCCACGACCTGCGCAACCCGATGACCGTGATCTCCATGCTCTGCGGCATGATGCAGAAGGCCTTCAGTTCCGATGGCCCGCATACCTCACGGCGCATTTCATCGGCCATCGACACCATGCAGCAGGCCGCCAGCCGCATGAACAATCTCCTGGAAGACCTGCTGGACACCTCCAAGATCGAGGCCGGGCGCTACAGCATCGCCCCGCAGCCGCTGGACGTCAGCCAGATGTTCGAAGAGGCCTATTCATTGCTGGCGCCACTGGCCCTGGACAAGGCCATCGACATCAGCTTCCACGCCGAACCGGACCTCAGGATCAACGCCGACCCCGAGCGCCTGTTCCAGGTGCTGTCGAACCTGGTGGGCAACGCCATCAAGTTCACCCCCAAACAGGGCAAGGTCGGGGTGGTGGCGATGTCCGACGGCGAGCAGATCGTGTTCAGCGTGCGCGACTCCGGGGAGGGCATTCCCACCGACCAGTTGCCATTCATTTTCGACCGCTACTGGACCCTGAAGGAAGGCAACCCCAACGGCACCGGCCTGGGGCTGTACATCACCCAGGGCATCATCCACGCCCACGGCGGCAAGATCGAAGCCCACAGCGAAGTGGGCAAGGGCAGCGAGTTCCGCTTCAGCGTGCCGCGCGCCAGCCTCTGA
- a CDS encoding DMT family transporter encodes MKRGVAYAALAGAVWGLAIVVPSLLPEFSPLLLSCARFSLYGAFSLLLAAPQARELLQRLTWGDAVLLVKLALTGNLIYFMLLASAIQWAGVASTALIVGLLPLTITLAGRGDADAVPLRRLRWPLLLVFAGICCINLDTLLTAHSDSVELGQRALGLLCAFGALLCWTWFATDNARYLKGSRFNSSQWSTLWGITTGLMSALVWLLADGFSLPGTRAEASEQRWMLFWGLSLSSAVLGSWFGNRMWNASTRRLPLTLSGQLIVFETLFALLYGFICLQHLPSLLQSSAALLLLAGVLWAVRRHLPQAHG; translated from the coding sequence ATGAAACGTGGAGTTGCTTATGCCGCCCTGGCCGGTGCGGTCTGGGGCCTGGCGATTGTGGTGCCCAGCCTGCTGCCTGAGTTCAGCCCGTTGCTGCTCAGTTGCGCGCGCTTCAGCCTCTACGGTGCATTCTCCCTGCTCCTGGCTGCGCCTCAGGCCCGGGAGCTGCTGCAACGCCTGACCTGGGGCGATGCCGTACTGTTGGTGAAGCTGGCGCTGACCGGCAACCTGATCTATTTCATGCTCCTGGCCAGCGCCATCCAGTGGGCCGGCGTAGCCAGCACCGCACTGATCGTCGGCTTGCTGCCGCTGACCATCACCCTGGCCGGCCGCGGCGATGCCGATGCCGTGCCCCTGCGCCGGCTGCGCTGGCCGTTGTTGCTGGTGTTCGCCGGCATCTGCTGCATCAACCTCGACACCCTGCTCACCGCCCACAGCGATTCGGTGGAACTGGGCCAGCGCGCCCTGGGCCTGCTCTGCGCCTTCGGCGCCTTGCTGTGCTGGACCTGGTTTGCCACCGACAACGCCCGCTACCTCAAAGGCAGCCGTTTCAACAGCAGCCAGTGGTCGACCCTGTGGGGCATTACCACTGGGCTGATGAGCGCCCTGGTCTGGCTGCTGGCGGACGGGTTCTCATTGCCCGGCACCCGGGCCGAGGCCAGCGAGCAGCGCTGGATGCTGTTCTGGGGCCTGAGCCTGTCCAGCGCGGTGCTCGGCTCCTGGTTCGGCAATCGCATGTGGAATGCCTCGACCCGGCGCCTGCCGCTGACCCTGAGCGGCCAGTTGATCGTGTTCGAGACCCTGTTCGCCCTGCTCTATGGCTTCATCTGCCTGCAGCACCTGCCCAGCCTGCTGCAAAGCAGCGCCGCCCTGTTGCTCCTGGCCGGGGTGCTGTGGGCGGTGCGCCGCCACCTGCCACAGGCCCATGGCTGA
- a CDS encoding LysR family transcriptional regulator codes for MDLNALRLLVRVAETRSFTRAAGDLGLTQSGLSRAISRLEQQLGVRLLQRNTRSVSLTPDGQVLVERAAPLLAELAHAEHLLLDRRESPSGMLKISTPSLFGRKVVMPVIGELTAQHPGLSIEAVMTDRVVDIIDEGFDAVVRTGVIQDQRLIARPLAPLRWVTVAAPGYLERHGTPRHLADLQQHNCLAVRNLRSGRLVDWQFMDQGKPLDLAVQGRLIFDIGDALVDAVLGGFGIAQLMEFAVREALDTGRLVPVLQEHAGRSRELSLVYPPSRQCSPKLTAFAEALVRLSW; via the coding sequence ATGGATCTGAACGCCCTTCGCCTGCTGGTCCGGGTTGCCGAAACCCGCAGTTTCACCCGTGCCGCCGGTGACCTGGGGCTGACCCAGTCCGGCCTGTCCCGAGCCATTTCCCGCCTGGAACAGCAGCTCGGTGTACGCCTGCTGCAACGCAACACCCGCAGTGTCAGCCTGACCCCGGACGGCCAAGTGCTGGTCGAGCGCGCCGCGCCCCTGCTGGCGGAACTGGCCCATGCCGAACACCTGCTGCTGGACCGGCGCGAATCCCCCAGTGGAATGTTGAAGATCAGTACCCCGTCACTGTTCGGGCGCAAGGTGGTGATGCCGGTGATCGGCGAGCTGACGGCCCAGCACCCGGGGCTGAGCATCGAAGCGGTGATGACCGACCGGGTGGTGGACATCATCGATGAAGGTTTCGACGCGGTGGTGCGCACCGGGGTGATCCAGGACCAGCGCCTCATTGCCCGGCCCCTGGCGCCCCTGCGCTGGGTCACGGTGGCGGCGCCAGGCTACCTGGAGCGCCATGGCACGCCCCGGCACCTGGCCGACCTGCAGCAGCACAACTGCCTGGCCGTGCGTAACCTGCGCAGCGGCCGGCTGGTGGACTGGCAGTTCATGGACCAGGGCAAGCCCCTGGACCTGGCCGTCCAGGGCCGGCTGATCTTCGATATCGGCGATGCCCTGGTGGACGCGGTGCTCGGCGGCTTCGGCATTGCCCAACTGATGGAGTTCGCGGTACGCGAAGCCCTGGACACCGGCCGGCTGGTGCCGGTGCTGCAGGAGCATGCCGGGCGCAGCCGCGAGCTGTCGCTGGTGTATCCGCCCTCGCGCCAGTGCTCGCCGAAGCTCACCGCCTTTGCCGAGGCCCTGGTTCGGTTGAGCTGGTAG
- a CDS encoding LysE family translocator, with the protein MYTSHLVYLAPLLSLALLWSVAVITPGPNFFTTAQLAAGCSRRHGLFAALGVASGTVLWGLAGGLGIKSLFSAAPALFVLFKVAGGCYLIYLGLKQFKRKPALETPTTDGASHAARSLFSAYRLGFLGNMTNPKSALFVATIFATSMPASPPPLLLGLAVLTMAGLSLSWYCCVALFFASSRVAGFYARARRWLDRLAGGCYVLFGGHLLANR; encoded by the coding sequence ATGTACACCTCGCACCTGGTTTACCTCGCCCCGTTGTTGTCGCTGGCCCTGCTCTGGAGCGTGGCGGTGATCACCCCCGGGCCGAACTTTTTCACCACTGCACAACTGGCGGCGGGCTGTTCGCGGCGCCATGGCCTGTTCGCCGCCCTGGGGGTGGCCAGCGGCACCGTGCTCTGGGGGCTGGCGGGAGGCTTGGGCATCAAATCGCTGTTCAGCGCGGCGCCGGCGCTGTTCGTGTTGTTCAAGGTTGCCGGTGGCTGTTACCTGATCTACCTGGGGCTCAAGCAGTTCAAGCGCAAGCCGGCCCTGGAGACCCCGACCACCGATGGCGCGAGCCATGCTGCGCGCAGCCTGTTCTCGGCCTACCGGCTGGGTTTTCTCGGCAACATGACCAACCCCAAGTCGGCGCTGTTCGTGGCCACCATTTTTGCCACTTCGATGCCGGCCTCCCCGCCACCTCTGCTACTGGGGCTGGCGGTGCTGACCATGGCTGGCCTGTCGTTGTCCTGGTACTGCTGCGTGGCGCTGTTTTTCGCCAGCAGCCGGGTGGCCGGGTTCTATGCCCGGGCCCGGCGCTGGCTGGACCGCCTGGCCGGTGGTTGCTATGTGCTGTTCGGCGGGCATCTGCTGGCCAATCGCTGA
- a CDS encoding YbaK/prolyl-tRNA synthetase associated domain-containing protein, which yields MHAVFQRLVSLLDSHQARYRVIFHPAEGQSARVAEIRGTEPGQGAKAMLCSLKGTDEVYGLVILSGDQKLDMKKVGAALGGKKAQLVSPELARELTGCVIGAIAPLSFDPRIRLIVDPQLTSRYSEIAFNAGRLDASMVLDTQDYLRVAQPLLLSVTRDLESDSAQPG from the coding sequence ATGCATGCAGTTTTCCAACGACTGGTGAGCCTGCTGGACAGCCACCAGGCGCGCTATCGGGTGATTTTTCACCCGGCCGAAGGGCAGTCGGCGCGGGTTGCCGAGATCCGCGGCACCGAACCTGGGCAGGGGGCCAAGGCCATGCTCTGCAGCCTCAAGGGCACAGACGAGGTGTATGGGCTGGTGATTCTCAGCGGCGACCAGAAGCTGGACATGAAAAAGGTCGGCGCGGCCCTGGGGGGCAAGAAGGCGCAACTGGTATCGCCGGAGCTGGCCAGGGAGCTGACTGGTTGCGTGATCGGCGCCATAGCTCCGCTGAGTTTCGATCCGCGCATCCGGCTGATCGTCGACCCGCAACTGACCTCCCGCTACAGCGAGATCGCCTTCAACGCCGGGCGCCTGGATGCCTCCATGGTGCTCGATACCCAGGACTACCTGAGGGTCGCCCAGCCGCTGCTGCTGAGCGTGACCCGGGACCTGGAGAGCGACAGCGCCCAGCCCGGTTGA
- a CDS encoding LysR substrate-binding domain-containing protein — MSRFARHLPPLETLVTFEAVGRNASFTRAATELCLTQSAVSKQIRALELSLKTELFERQARGVKLTASGASLFVEVSTQLEALLRSVSRLRAGRDANTITVQCTHAVAQFWLFPRLLAFNKQHPDITVSIHANNDMDESSVAEHDFGILYGAGHWSSLAAVSLFAEMVYPIVSRRLELPVVKELAQLAELPLIQLDASEWNCIDWRDWFHHFGLDYSAPPGALGFNQLTLMFSAVQQGMGVGLGWDFMASQLVAQGELLRVGEWAFRTGQADFLVHPRHKRLSASGQLFRDWLVAQAAE, encoded by the coding sequence GTGAGCCGCTTCGCCCGTCATCTGCCGCCGCTGGAAACCCTGGTCACTTTCGAGGCGGTGGGCCGCAACGCCAGCTTCACCCGTGCGGCCACCGAGCTGTGCCTGACCCAGAGCGCGGTGAGCAAGCAGATCCGTGCCCTGGAGCTGTCGCTCAAGACCGAACTGTTCGAGCGCCAGGCCCGGGGGGTGAAGCTCACCGCCAGCGGCGCCTCGCTGTTCGTCGAGGTCAGCACCCAGCTCGAAGCCCTGCTGCGCAGCGTCAGCCGCCTGCGGGCCGGGCGCGACGCCAATACCATCACCGTGCAATGCACCCACGCGGTGGCGCAGTTCTGGCTGTTCCCGCGCCTGCTGGCATTCAACAAGCAGCACCCGGACATCACCGTGAGCATCCATGCCAACAACGACATGGACGAGTCCAGCGTGGCCGAGCATGACTTCGGCATTCTCTATGGTGCGGGGCACTGGTCGTCCCTGGCGGCGGTATCGCTGTTCGCCGAGATGGTCTACCCCATCGTCAGCCGGCGCCTGGAGCTGCCTGTGGTCAAGGAGCTGGCGCAACTGGCCGAACTGCCGTTGATCCAGCTGGACGCCTCGGAGTGGAACTGCATCGACTGGCGGGACTGGTTCCATCATTTCGGGCTGGACTACAGCGCGCCACCGGGGGCCCTGGGGTTCAACCAGCTGACCCTGATGTTCAGCGCGGTGCAGCAGGGCATGGGCGTGGGGCTGGGCTGGGATTTCATGGCCAGCCAGTTGGTGGCCCAGGGCGAGTTGCTGCGGGTTGGCGAGTGGGCGTTCCGCACCGGGCAGGCGGATTTTCTGGTGCATCCGCGGCACAAGCGCCTGTCCGCCAGCGGCCAGTTGTTTCGCGACTGGCTGGTGGCCCAGGCGGCTGAATGA
- a CDS encoding biliverdin-producing heme oxygenase, with product MPKPHQDTTAPTLLQDLRAGTATLHVALEKRLPFFSEHLDAAWYRRLIQAYFGFYQPLEAALHDSGLIPAGYDPEQRRKTPALAGDLQALGLAPERIDALPRCDHLPALASPGACLGALYVLEGATLGGQILRREMAQRLDLHGDNGGAFLDVYGAATGRRWKDFLDYLGRMPEDASARQQVVSAAQSTFACFEQWLDSREVLL from the coding sequence ATGCCCAAACCGCACCAAGACACCACCGCCCCCACCCTGCTTCAAGACCTGCGCGCCGGCACCGCGACCTTGCACGTGGCCCTGGAAAAGCGCCTGCCGTTCTTCTCCGAGCATCTCGATGCGGCCTGGTACCGGCGCCTGATCCAGGCCTATTTCGGCTTCTATCAGCCCCTGGAGGCGGCCCTGCATGACAGCGGCCTGATCCCTGCCGGCTACGACCCGGAGCAGCGCCGCAAGACCCCGGCCCTGGCCGGCGACCTGCAGGCCCTGGGCCTGGCCCCGGAGCGCATCGACGCCCTGCCCCGCTGCGACCATCTGCCCGCACTGGCCAGCCCCGGCGCGTGCCTGGGCGCCCTCTATGTACTGGAGGGCGCGACCCTGGGCGGGCAGATCCTGCGCCGGGAAATGGCCCAGCGCCTGGACCTGCACGGGGATAACGGCGGGGCTTTCCTCGACGTGTATGGCGCCGCCACCGGGCGGCGCTGGAAAGACTTTCTCGACTACCTGGGGCGCATGCCCGAGGACGCGAGCGCACGACAACAAGTGGTCAGCGCCGCGCAATCCACATTTGCCTGTTTCGAGCAATGGCTCGACAGCCGCGAGGTGCTGCTATGA
- a CDS encoding GNAT family N-acetyltransferase — MAVVFRPVAEADIPRICSFVGNPQELYFFFPAATWPLTHEQLRDSIAQRSDSTVIERDGQVVGFANFYRWARGGTCTIGNVIVDPEVRGAGLAAQLIGQMIHIAHSKHQASEVTLSCFNSNVAGLLLYPKLGFVPFAIEERKNKEQERVALIHLRYSPS, encoded by the coding sequence ATGGCTGTTGTTTTTCGCCCGGTGGCAGAGGCGGACATTCCGCGGATCTGCAGTTTCGTGGGCAATCCCCAGGAGCTGTATTTCTTCTTTCCCGCCGCCACCTGGCCGCTGACCCACGAGCAGTTGCGCGACTCCATCGCCCAGCGCAGCGACTCGACGGTGATCGAGCGTGACGGGCAGGTAGTGGGCTTTGCCAACTTCTACCGCTGGGCTCGCGGCGGCACCTGTACCATCGGCAATGTCATCGTCGACCCAGAGGTGCGCGGCGCGGGCCTGGCGGCGCAATTGATCGGGCAGATGATCCACATCGCCCACAGCAAGCACCAGGCCAGCGAGGTGACGCTGTCGTGCTTCAACAGCAACGTGGCGGGGTTGCTGCTCTATCCGAAGCTGGGCTTTGTGCCGTTCGCCATCGAAGAGCGCAAGAACAAGGAACAGGAGCGAGTGGCGCTGATCCATTTGCGTTACAGCCCCAGCTGA
- a CDS encoding MFS transporter, which produces MSATPLAKPSGWMLLLLATAQLIIALDATIVFVALPEIGSHLGFSAQQLQWVVSAYSVAFGGFLLLGGRAADLLGKRRFYIVGQSLYALASLAGGLGGSALLLVLARAVQGVGGAMLFPATLALINTWYAEGPARNRAFAVWSAASAAGLALGALLGGVLTQYWGWEAVFLVNVPLAGACALLARHWIPADPARQRGRQFDLRGALTVTLGGTLLVFSIVQGPEWGWSAPATLGCLALSLALLGLFVRLEQRSADPLMPLRLLGYPQLRMAMVITALFMSSFGVQYYFLSLYFQQVYQFSVLQSGLAFLPSTLLCTAGIWVAERALLRVGLRATLVSGLLLGALGIGLMYLALPGSSGFVGLLPGIVIMSIGQGMTWTSMWVSAGQGIAASEQGVAAGVASTSQQIGGALGLALLVSLANTLSAGGNQAYGIEMATAASALLALFGALLALRLPRAGVALPACSVAQG; this is translated from the coding sequence ATGTCCGCGACCCCGTTAGCCAAGCCGTCGGGCTGGATGCTGTTACTGCTGGCCACCGCGCAATTGATCATCGCCCTGGACGCCACCATCGTGTTTGTCGCCCTGCCGGAAATCGGCAGCCACCTGGGCTTCTCCGCCCAGCAGTTGCAATGGGTGGTTAGCGCCTACAGCGTGGCTTTCGGTGGTTTCCTGCTGCTGGGCGGACGGGCGGCGGACCTCCTGGGCAAGCGGCGTTTCTACATCGTCGGCCAGTCCTTGTACGCCCTGGCCTCGCTGGCCGGCGGCCTGGGCGGCAGCGCGCTGCTGCTGGTGCTGGCCCGGGCGGTGCAGGGCGTGGGCGGGGCAATGCTGTTCCCCGCGACCCTGGCCCTGATCAACACCTGGTACGCCGAGGGGCCGGCGCGCAACCGGGCCTTTGCGGTGTGGAGCGCAGCCTCGGCGGCGGGGCTGGCCCTGGGGGCGCTGCTGGGCGGGGTGCTGACCCAGTACTGGGGCTGGGAGGCGGTGTTCCTGGTCAACGTGCCCCTGGCTGGGGCCTGTGCGTTGCTGGCCCGGCACTGGATACCCGCCGACCCTGCGCGCCAGCGCGGCCGTCAGTTCGACTTGCGCGGCGCGCTGACCGTGACCCTGGGTGGCACCCTGCTGGTGTTCTCCATCGTCCAGGGCCCGGAGTGGGGCTGGAGTGCCCCGGCGACCCTGGGCTGCCTGGCGTTGTCCCTGGCCCTGCTCGGGCTGTTCGTGCGCCTTGAACAGCGTAGCGCCGACCCGCTGATGCCCCTGCGCCTGCTGGGTTATCCACAACTGCGCATGGCCATGGTGATTACCGCGCTGTTCATGAGCAGCTTCGGCGTGCAGTACTACTTCCTCAGCCTGTATTTCCAGCAGGTCTATCAGTTCAGTGTGTTGCAGAGCGGACTGGCGTTCCTGCCCTCGACCCTGCTGTGCACGGCCGGGATCTGGGTCGCGGAGCGGGCCCTGCTGCGCGTAGGCTTGCGGGCGACCCTGGTCAGCGGCTTGCTGCTCGGGGCGCTGGGCATCGGCCTGATGTACCTGGCCCTGCCGGGCAGTAGCGGCTTTGTCGGCCTGCTGCCGGGGATCGTGATCATGAGCATCGGCCAGGGCATGACCTGGACCTCGATGTGGGTCTCGGCCGGGCAGGGTATCGCGGCGTCCGAGCAAGGGGTGGCTGCGGGCGTGGCCTCCACCAGCCAGCAGATCGGCGGCGCCCTGGGGCTGGCGCTGCTGGTGTCCCTGGCCAACACCTTGAGCGCCGGCGGCAATCAGGCCTATGGCATCGAGATGGCTACCGCCGCCAGTGCCCTGCTGGCGCTGTTCGGGGCCTTGCTGGCGCTGCGCCTGCCCCGGGCTGGAGTGGCCTTGCCGGCCTGTTCCGTGGCCCAGGGCTGA